One genomic window of Puniceibacterium sp. IMCC21224 includes the following:
- a CDS encoding cupin domain-containing protein — MGLDPTTFADDIERQRSKSSGPEVSFYKEALEESQRFRKEYDDRVNVVKWDDMPMERSADGLIKHVINERMNTKECCIDIYMQFLAAGKATGTSRHLSEELAFVIEGTGHDLHFDVQFECKVEFEWTWDTTPKTYDWGPGDFIYVPPYVAHKRVNTSDIEARIIVCNSRVMKAIGLDWFDQLEPAEGFEDVWVPPADE, encoded by the coding sequence ATGGGACTTGATCCGACGACATTTGCCGATGACATTGAACGCCAGCGTTCGAAATCCAGCGGCCCCGAGGTAAGCTTTTACAAAGAGGCGCTGGAAGAGAGCCAGCGGTTCCGCAAGGAATACGATGACCGCGTAAACGTGGTGAAATGGGACGACATGCCCATGGAGCGTTCCGCGGACGGGCTTATCAAGCACGTCATCAACGAACGGATGAACACCAAGGAATGCTGCATCGACATCTACATGCAGTTCCTTGCCGCCGGTAAGGCCACGGGCACCAGCCGACACCTGTCCGAAGAACTGGCCTTTGTGATCGAAGGCACCGGGCATGATCTGCATTTCGACGTGCAGTTCGAATGCAAGGTCGAGTTCGAGTGGACTTGGGACACAACGCCAAAAACCTACGACTGGGGCCCCGGCGATTTCATCTATGTGCCGCCCTATGTGGCGCACAAACGCGTAAACACATCCGATATCGAAGCCCGCATCATCGTGTGCAACAGCCGCGTGATGAAGGCCATCGGGCTGGACTGGTTCGACCAACTTGAACCGGCAGAAGGCTTTGAGGATGTCTGGGTTCCCCCGGCGGACGAATAA
- a CDS encoding MFS transporter, with product MSDAAPRSARSERFSAFRHRGFSRYWCALILAGFAQQIQTVAVGWQVYDITRNPLDLGLVGLSQFAPALALVLVTGSVADRLPRRMILGVALAVMSVCAVGLVIHTQSDPGVVWPIFALITVFGAARAFYNPARQALAANIVPPKDLPTAVALITTGNQTATICGPVVGGLLYGISPVAAYGATVICLLAASVLMLSIPKPAQKKSTALTNWKTLSAGFSYIGSNPVVLGALSLDLFAVLLGGAVALLPVYARDVLDVGPAGLGMLRSASAIGAILMGSFLIMRPIKDRAGVVMFIAVAAFGAFTLVFALSEIVWLSVLMLAMMGAADMISVNIRGTLIQLWTPDELRGRVNAVDQVFIGASNELGGFRAGTMAAFIGPVAAVALGGVGTLVVVGLWARLFPDLRRIRSLLQES from the coding sequence GTGAGCGACGCAGCCCCCCGATCTGCGCGGAGCGAGCGTTTCAGCGCGTTCCGCCATCGGGGGTTTTCGCGCTACTGGTGTGCGTTGATACTTGCCGGGTTCGCCCAGCAAATCCAGACAGTTGCGGTCGGGTGGCAGGTCTATGACATCACCCGCAACCCGCTCGACCTTGGTCTGGTCGGGTTGTCGCAATTCGCCCCGGCGCTGGCGCTTGTGCTGGTGACGGGGTCGGTCGCGGACCGGTTGCCGCGTCGGATGATCCTGGGTGTTGCCCTGGCGGTGATGAGCGTCTGCGCCGTGGGTCTGGTCATCCACACCCAAAGCGATCCGGGGGTGGTCTGGCCAATCTTTGCGCTTATCACGGTTTTTGGCGCCGCGCGGGCGTTCTACAACCCGGCACGTCAGGCGCTTGCGGCTAACATTGTGCCGCCCAAGGATCTGCCTACCGCTGTTGCGCTTATCACCACTGGTAATCAGACGGCGACGATTTGTGGTCCGGTTGTGGGCGGTCTGCTCTATGGGATTTCCCCGGTCGCGGCGTATGGCGCCACGGTGATCTGCCTGCTTGCGGCGTCGGTGCTGATGCTGTCGATCCCCAAGCCGGCACAGAAGAAATCCACTGCCCTGACCAATTGGAAGACCCTCAGCGCCGGCTTTAGCTACATCGGGTCCAACCCTGTGGTGCTGGGGGCGCTATCTCTCGACCTTTTTGCGGTGTTGCTGGGCGGAGCTGTGGCGCTGTTGCCAGTCTATGCCCGCGATGTGCTGGATGTGGGTCCAGCCGGGCTTGGGATGCTGCGCTCGGCTTCGGCCATAGGGGCTATCCTGATGGGGAGTTTCCTGATTATGCGCCCGATCAAGGACCGGGCCGGTGTGGTGATGTTCATCGCCGTTGCCGCTTTCGGAGCTTTCACGCTGGTCTTTGCGTTGTCCGAAATTGTCTGGTTGTCGGTGCTTATGCTCGCGATGATGGGGGCCGCGGATATGATCAGCGTCAACATTCGTGGTACTTTGATACAACTTTGGACGCCCGATGAACTGCGCGGTCGCGTCAATGCGGTGGATCAGGTCTTTATTGGAGCCTCCAACGAGCTTGGCGGCTTTCGCGCTGGTACAATGGCTGCCTTTATCGGGCCGGTGGCCGCAGTGGCCCTTGGCGGGGTCGGGACGTTGGTTGTGGTGGGCCTTTGGGCGCGGCTCTTTCCTGATCTGCGCCGCATTCGCAGCCTGCTACAAGAAAGTTGA
- a CDS encoding tripartite tricarboxylate transporter substrate binding protein codes for MKRILGAIALALTAAIPAGASEYFDGKTVTYIVSTNPGGNYDAYARLVGRYLGDKLGADKVMIKNVNGAGHIIGTNTLYASKPDGYTIGTFNTGLIYAQILGREGVAFDLSKMEWIGKASSDPRVLVLSSNSGFDSFEALKATDKVTRFAASGIGSAAFTETKMLADGLDLPITLIPGYQGNAGEMAMLRGEVSGQLASLSSIQSFIDAGNGFVAIAVGGAEEPKAMDYAQTDKAKSIISLIDAMSTLGRMTAAPPGTDPAVVEELRDAYMAVMEDPDFLAEAKKLGLPIEPTRGDEVATLVQAALKQSPETVAIISSALDVEIPTVSVSSEIISLENKNKVVGFNSDEGGATGEVSGSRTKVMVNGSEAGRGDLAVGMACEFEYNPDTSPVEFAAVNCKG; via the coding sequence ATGAAACGCATTTTGGGCGCGATTGCGCTCGCCTTGACAGCGGCGATACCCGCCGGCGCGTCGGAATATTTCGACGGTAAAACAGTGACCTACATTGTATCGACCAATCCAGGCGGCAATTACGATGCCTATGCCCGGCTGGTCGGGCGCTACCTCGGCGACAAACTTGGCGCCGACAAGGTGATGATCAAGAACGTTAACGGCGCCGGGCATATTATCGGCACCAACACGCTATATGCGTCCAAGCCGGACGGCTACACCATCGGCACTTTCAACACCGGGCTGATCTATGCCCAGATCCTCGGCCGAGAGGGCGTTGCCTTTGACCTCAGCAAGATGGAGTGGATCGGCAAGGCGTCATCAGATCCGCGGGTACTGGTGTTGTCCAGCAACTCGGGGTTCGATAGTTTCGAAGCCCTGAAAGCCACCGACAAGGTCACGCGTTTTGCCGCGTCCGGCATCGGCTCTGCTGCGTTTACCGAAACCAAGATGCTGGCCGATGGTCTGGATCTGCCGATCACCCTGATCCCGGGCTATCAGGGCAACGCCGGCGAAATGGCGATGCTGCGCGGCGAGGTCTCTGGCCAGCTGGCCTCGCTCTCGTCGATTCAGTCGTTCATTGATGCGGGCAACGGCTTTGTTGCCATCGCGGTAGGCGGTGCCGAGGAACCAAAAGCGATGGACTATGCCCAAACCGACAAGGCAAAATCCATCATCAGCCTGATCGACGCGATGTCGACGCTGGGCCGTATGACCGCCGCCCCTCCGGGCACTGACCCGGCGGTCGTGGAAGAGTTGCGCGATGCCTATATGGCGGTGATGGAAGACCCTGATTTTCTGGCCGAGGCCAAGAAACTGGGCTTGCCGATCGAACCGACACGGGGCGATGAGGTGGCGACCCTTGTGCAAGCGGCGCTGAAGCAGAGCCCAGAAACCGTCGCCATCATCTCATCGGCCCTCGACGTAGAAATTCCGACCGTGAGCGTGTCGAGCGAGATCATCTCGCTGGAAAACAAGAACAAGGTCGTCGGTTTCAACAGTGATGAGGGCGGGGCTACCGGCGAAGTATCCGGCTCGCGCACCAAGGTCATGGTAAATGGGTCCGAAGCTGGCCGAGGAGATCTGGCCGTGGGGATGGCGTGCGAGTTTGAATACAACCCCGACACCAGTCCTGTCGAGTTTGCTGCGGTCAACTGCAAAGGCTGA